A part of Vigna radiata var. radiata cultivar VC1973A unplaced genomic scaffold, Vradiata_ver6 scaffold_137, whole genome shotgun sequence genomic DNA contains:
- the LOC106753540 gene encoding kirola, with product MTLAGKISTEIGVHATAAKWFNLYTTKLYHVQNLSDRIHGVKLHHGHDWHRNESIKHWTYTIEGKVITCHESVESVDEANKRITYKLFNGDIDHQFKIFKLIFQAIEGDGNAVIKWTIEYERVDEEVDPPFGYIECLHKCTRDIDDNLLKE from the exons ATGACACTTGCTGGTAAAATCAGCACTGAAATTGGGGTTCATGCAACTGCTGCAAAGTGGTTTAACCTCTACACAACGAAACTGTATCATGTTCAAAACCTTTCTGATAGAATCCATGGTGTCAAGCTGCATCATGGTCATGACTGGCATCGCAATGAGTCCATCAAACACTGGACTTATACCATAG AAGGTAAGGTTATAACATGCCATGAGAGCGTTGAGTCAGTTGATGAAGCAAACAAAAGAATCACATACAAGCTCTTCAATGGAGACATAGATCACCAGTTTAAGATCTTTAAGCTCATATTTCAAGCTATTGAGGGTGATGGTAATGCTGTTATCAAATGGACCATTGAATATGAGAGGGTTGATGAAGAAGTTGATCCTCCATTTGGCTACATAGAGTGCTTGCACAAATGCACAAGAGATATTGATGATAATCTTCTCAAGGAATAA